GTGGTTTGCTGTGGGATAGCAACCATGAATCATCGCGGGAATAATGGAACACCTTCCAGTGTACAGATGGATGTCAGCGATACCAGGGATAAATTGGGCCAACGAGCGCGAAGCCATGTCAGAGCCGATTATCAGCGTTTCCGGATTGCGGGGCATCGTGGGCGAAAGCCTGACGCCGGAAATAGCCGTGCGCTATGCCGCGGCGTTTGCTTCCACGCTGCCGCCCGGGCCGATTGTGCTGACGTACGATGGGCGCGAAAGCGGGCCGATGCTGCTGGAGGCACTTAGCACAGGATTAAGCA
The Pirellulales bacterium genome window above contains:
- a CDS encoding phosphoglucosamine mutase, producing the protein MSEPIISVSGLRGIVGESLTPEIAVRYAAAFASTLPPGPIVLTYDGRESGPMLLEALSTGLSKLGREVVNFGIAATPTTGVLVQQMKSPAGGIQISASHNPPQWNGLKLFSAEGRVIPAV